The following coding sequences are from one Solea solea chromosome 4, fSolSol10.1, whole genome shotgun sequence window:
- the LOC131458637 gene encoding myb-like protein X has product MSRHAENITNDEELRIVLVGKTGVGKSTTGNAILGKKHFKSKSSPKSVTVNCDKDRAMVDGQQVVVIDTPGLFDTRSIEEQTLKALNLCINFASPGPHIFLVVIALGRFTNEEKQAVQKIQETFGEAANNYSMVLFTYGDNLDTPIEEYLSESEELTELVNRCNGEYHVFNNKLNDCTQVSELLLKIRNIVKKNGGSHYTSEMFQKAERAIEEEKRRILEEKQEEIRKEKEEMERKIQDEYERKEKELKNQMEAERREQEEKIKRMREEMEAQREKIQKKHEKEAREVAERNVRRKRFCVILAPCDVIMSRHAENITNDEELRIVLVGKTGVGKSTTGNAILGKQHFKSELSPKSVTDCCDKDRAVVDGQQVVVIDTPGVFDTRLSGKQTLKALNLCINFASPGPHIFLVIIALGRFTDEEKQAVQKIQETFGEAANKYSMVLFTYGDNLDTPIEEYLSESEELTELVNRCNGEYHVFNNKLKDCTQVSELLLKIRNIVIKNRGSHYTSEMFQKAERVIEEEKRRILEEKQEEIRKEKEEMERKIQDGYERKEKELKKQMEAERDEEKRAGEMKFN; this is encoded by the exons ATGAGCAGACACGCAG AGAACATAACAAATGACGAGGAGCTGAGGATCGTGTTGGTGGGGAAGACTGGTGTTGGGAAGAGCACCACAGGAAACGCCAtcctgggaaaaaaacattttaaatctaaGAGCAGTCCCAAGTCTGTAACTGTCAACTGTGACAAGGACAGAGCTATGGTCGACGGACAGCAGGTTGTTGTCATTGACACCCCAGGTCTGTTTGACACCAGGTCTATTGAGGAACAAACACTAAAAGCCTTAAATCTTTGCATCAACTTCGCCTCACCAGGTCCTCACATCTTCCTGGTGGTCATTGCGCTGGGCAGGTTCACTAATGAGGAAAAACAGGCAGTGCAGAAGATTCAGGAAACCTTTGGTGAGGCTGCCAACAACTACAGCATGGTTCTCTTCACCTATGGTGACAATCTTGACACTCCCATCGAGGAGTACTTGTCTGAAAGTGAAGAACTTACAGAGCTGGTGAACAGGTGTAATGGCGAGTACCACGTCTTCAACAACAAGCTGAATGACTGTACTCAGGTCAGTGAGCTGCTGCTCAAGATCAGAAACATCGTGAAAAAGAACGGAGGAAGCCACTACACCTCTGAGATGTTCCAGAAGGCTGAGAGGGCGATCGAGGAGGAGAAACGACGCATCCTGGAGGAAAAACAGGAGGAGATACgtaaagagaaggaggagatggagaggaaaatTCAAGACGAATATGAGAGAAAGGAGAAAGAATTAAAAAACCAAATGgaggcagagagaagagagcaggaggagaagataAAAAGGATGAGGGAGGAAAtggaagcacagagagagaagatacAGAAGAAGCATGAGAAAGAAGCCCGTGAAGTGGCTGAGAGAAATGTTCGTAGGAAGAGGTTCTGTGTGATCCT CGCCCCCTGTG ACGTCATCATGAGCAGACACGCAG AGAACATAACAAATGACGAGGAGCTGAGGATCGTGTTGGTGGGGAAGACTGGTGTTGGGAAGAGCACCACAGGAAACGCCATCCtgggaaaacaacattttaaatctgaGCTCAGTCCCAAGTCTGTAACTGACTGCTGTGACAAGGACAGAGCTGTGGTCGACGGACAGCAGGTTGTTGTCATTGACACCCCAGGTGTGTTTGACACCAGGTTAAGTGGGAAACAAACACTAAAAGCCTTAAATCTTTGCATCAACTTCGCCTCACCAGGTCCTCACATCTTCCTGGTGATCATTGCGCTGGGCAGGTTCACTGATGAGGAGAAACAGGCGGTGCAGAAGATTCAGGAAACCTTTGGTGAGGCTGCCAACAAGTACAGCATGGTTCTCTTCACCTATGGTGACAATCTTGACACTCCCATCGAGGAGTACTTGTCTGAAAGTGAAGAACTTACAGAGCTGGTGAACAGGTGTAATGGCGAGTACCACGTCTTCAACAACAAGCTGAAGGACTGTACTCAGGTCAGTGAGCTGCTGCTCAAGATCAGAAACATCGTGATAAAGAACAGAGGAAGCCACTACACCTCTGAGATGTTCCAGAAGGCTGAGAGGGTGATCGAGGAGGAGAAACGACGCATCCTGGAGGAAAAACAGGAGGAGATACgtaaagagaaggaggagatggagaggaaaatTCAAGACGGATATGAGAGAAAGgagaaagaattaaaaaaacaaatggaggcagagagagatgaagagaagagagCAGGAGAAATGAAATTTAActga